One genomic region from Candida albicans SC5314 chromosome 6, complete sequence encodes:
- a CDS encoding uncharacterized protein (Ortholog(s) have microtubule binding, structural constituent of cytoskeleton activity and role in microtubule nucleation, mitotic spindle assembly checkpoint, protein localization to kinetochore, sister chromatid biorientation), with protein sequence MAKSILKDNQNHTAPIVFGDNNNNNNTNTKNDESGITVNSNYNNNNNNNSNNNRRVSFAREVTLHKIDYVENPNNKRRKTDIGITYQDYGIISGDSNLENDYNNSNNGNSMNNINEQDEHEEEQGDETYGEKMLVDSSDEEQEGGHVIDVNDKQEDHEEQTMDLTSVGVPEYMPPIIYDGKSSTDQQYPEVEGEEEEDMELTEGMPRKIEYSSPKENNVVDQNNEDEDITMDVTNVISHIRQSVNQNENHNQVQDNDSNEKSEPANADDTQPMELTQTFETVTRSNIEKPVLQEVTEEQESEDGVEQPDSEKTEIKEQEEEERVLTDQIIDDNDEENADDHKPGNISSNDFSEHMDLTIVDYKKIDYNGPLPEIPRGDGFDNGELSFAMDLTEIQSFVRPRNDNLTPEVKDNEKQEGDQTNNKETGIDDPDTNAITQDTQHNEAKPKENEPQLDEDIENEAMELTQTIPMKIINSHEDTDSISKPSPIVDDLPDESLSQPMELTQIDSKITTGKEESDLGDASQPMDLTQTISNISHDEINTSGIEERVTTTTIPLATTIPLAEITQDDINQEEDEGGEERKEEEKETVVGEEEEGDVSSEDDSFDEDDPNYISVSLSKFLSDIRVQFYDDLELDLNSIPRLSITNSIELPTIHDYIKAKPNLELLELYEFCCNELNKKIIQGRELYNEYEKTVLVNNPILFKKYYSMDDKTKLLINLKIQLIRDFARLKSKKTWYDWRNQLTENLIDKLDEEINSLTIDKQEIIKDINRLNELYDKTRIYLKGLNHKFNELIRLKNEINEIPPNELNKLQLDVRKRKQDIVEINKEIEIKLSELSTIKKNLDTSNNKKLTLQTQLNDLENQFNQIRKYDNLEIKLILQKYQFLQHLTNLKYLKTIESGQKISFLFDDSIICEFDFINNNISYTVKQNNFKNKLLIEIYEQFVIDGDKQDHTITDKFQMFHRNWQWLKKIDSDFYYISLKFPIELKIVHHQDNDNDDDGKKALEFTIKYYNFKHDYKVLICGKIDINKFLIHQLFNTHNNIEFTGEIIYQRGEINNKSFRDQISNDLKVFDKQILNNLIIVNK encoded by the coding sequence ATGGCAAAAAGCATATTAAAGGATAATCAAAACCATACAGCGCCAATTGTATTTGGagataacaataataataataatactaatactaaaaatgatgaatcaGGAATAACCgtgaattcaaattataacaacaacaacaacaacaatagtaaCAATAATCGACGCGTTTCATTTGCCCGTGAAGTCACATTACATAAGATTGATTATGTTGAGAATCCTAACAACAAACGACGTAAAACTGATATTGGAATCACTTATCAAGATTATGGGATAATTTCTGGAGATTCAAACTTAGAGAATGATTacaataatagtaataatggCAATAGTATgaataatataaatgaaCAAGATGAGcatgaagaagaacaaggTGATGAAACCTATGGGGAAAAAATGCTTGTTGATAGTTCTGATGAAGAACAGGAAGGAGGACATGTTATAGACGTCAACGACAAGCAAGAAGATCATGAAGAGCAGACTATGGATTTAACTAGTGTTGGTGTCCCAGAATATATGCCTCCCATAATTTATGACGGCAAGAGTAGCACAGATCAACAGTACCCAGAGGTAGAAGGggaagaagaggaggaTATGGAATTGACTGAAGGAATGCCTCGGAAAATTGAGTACAGTTCTCCCAAGGAGAATAATGTGGTTGATCAAAATAATGAGGATGAAGATATCACTATGGATGTGACAAACGTAATATCTCATATTCGTCAAAGTGtgaatcaaaatgaaaaccaCAATCAAGTGCAAGATAATGACCTGAATGAAAAAAGTGAGCCTGCAAATGCTGATGATACTCAGCCAATGGAATTAACACAAACTTTTGAGACAGTTACTCGATCAAATATTGAGAAGCCAGTACTCCAGGAAGTTACTGAAGAACAAGAGTCAGAAGATGGGGTAGAACAACCGGATTCAGAAAAGACGGAGATAAAAGAAcaagaggaagaagaacgAGTATTGACCGATCAGATAATTGATGACAATGATGAAGAGAATGCTGATGACCATAAACCTGGCAATATCTCATCTAATGATTTCTCTGAGCATATGGATTTAACGattgttgattataaaAAGATTGACTATAATGGACCACTTCCTGAAATTCCTAGAGGTGATGGATTTGATAATGGCGAATTATCTTTTGCTATGGATTTGACAGAAATTCAACTGTTTGTCCGTCCTCGCaatgataatttaactCCAGAAGTTAAAGATAATGAGAAACAAGAGGGAGATCAGACCAACAATAAAGAAACTGGAATTGATGACCCAGATACTAACGCCATCACACAGGATACACAACACAATGAAGCAAAACCGAAGGAGAATGAACCACAACTAGATGAAGATATAGAAAATGAAGCTATGGAATTGACACAAACCATtccaatgaaaataataaactcCCATGAAGATACCgattcaatatcaaaaccGTCACCTATTGTTGACGATTTGCCTGATGAATCATTATCACAACCAATGGAATTAACTCAAATTGATTCTAAAATTACCACTGGAAAGGAAGAATCTGATTTAGGTGATGCCTCTCAACCAATGGATCTAACTCAAACAATTTCCAACATATCACATGATGAAATCAATACATCAggaattgaagaaagagtgacaacaacaacgattCCACTTGCAACAACGATTCCACTTGCCGAAATAACTCAAGATGATATTaatcaagaagaagatgaaggaggagaagaaagaaaagaagaagaaaaagaaacagtAGTTggagaagaagaggaaggTGACGTTTCATCTGAGGATGATtcatttgatgaagatgatccAAATTACATTTCTGTTTCATTATCGAAATTTTTAAGTGATATTAGAGTACAGTTTTATGATGATTTAGAATTAGATCTTAATTCTATTCCAAGATTAAGTATAACCAATTCTATTGAATTACCCACGATACATGATTATATTAAAGCAAAGCCAAATTtagaattattagaattgtatgaattttgttgtaatgaattaaataaaaaaatcattcaagGACGAGAATTATATaatgaatatgaaaaaaCTGTTTTAGTGAATAATCCcatattatttaaaaaatattattcaatggatgataaaactaaattattaattaatttaaaaattcaattaattcgAGATTTTGCTCGATTGAAAAGTAAGAAAACTTGGTACGATTGGAGAAATCAATTGACggaaaatttaattgataaattagatgaagaaataaattctttaaccattgataaacaagaaataattaAGGATATAAATCGATTGAATGAATTATATGATAAAACCCGAATATATTTGAAAGGATTAAATcataaatttaatgaattaataagattgaaaaatgaaattaatgaaatacCTCCAAATGAGTTGAATAAATTACAATTGGATGTTCGGAAACGGAAGCaagatattgttgaaatcaataaagaaattgaaatcaaattatcagAATTATCAACgatcaaaaagaatttagataccagtaataataaaaaattaacatTACAAACtcaattaaatgatttagaaaatcaatttaatcaaattcgaaaatatgataatttagaaattaaattgattttacagaaatatcaatttttacaacatttaaccaatttgaaatatttgaaaactatCGAAAGTGGTCAAAAGATctcatttttatttgatgattcaataatttgtgaatttgattttatcaataataacatACTGTATACTGTGAAgcaaaataattttaaaaataaattattaatcgAGATATACGAAcaatttgttattgatgGTGACAAACAAGATCACACTATAACtgataaatttcaaatgtttCACCGAAATTGGCAatggttgaaaaaaatagattctgatttttattatatttcattgaaattccccattgaattaaaaattgttcaCCACCaggataatgataatgacgACGATGGGAAGAAAGCTCTTGAATTtacaattaaatattataatttcaaGCATGATTATAAAGTATTAATTTGTGGGAAAATCgatatcaataaatttctaattcatcaattgtttaatacTCATAACAATATTGAGTTTACTGGagaaataatttatcaacgaggtgaaattaataataaatcatttagAGATCAAATTAGTAATGATCTTAAAgtatttgataaacaaattttaaataatttaatcattgtcaacaaataa
- a CDS encoding aspartate/glutamate transporter (Ortholog(s) have L-arginine transmembrane transporter activity, L-aspartate transmembrane transporter activity and L-glutamate transmembrane transporter activity, more) codes for MGRATIKSGSINLLNTIIGAGILAMPYGLKNNGLLFGCILIIWSSLTSSMGLYLQNKVAKYTGQRGSVSYFSLSQLTYPNLSILFDSAISIKCFGVGVSYLVVIGDLMPKIVESLVGGGNINSDSLLMARNFWITIFMIVIVTPLSYLKKLDSLKYTSILALFSVGYLICLVVAHYFTTPTTSPSGGGGGDDDDIVYHYIGPISLKSTLSSFPIFVFAYTCHQNMFAIINELKPSDTDGSQTRQSNLIIRNAISIACLSYLIVGIFGYLTFGNSVNANIITMYPHNSISSLIGRLCIVVMVSLSFPLQCHPCRGSINHVIHFCTHGVQQSKFRSTTTTNNNNNGDQHGYTSLSSDIESLQSIGGNDTTAGSIGSIGGGDSVVGDADESFISTTPVEGAQDTDGHDPIIVPMTTKKFYIITTVIVVLSYLVAISVTSLAHVLAFVGSTGSTSISFILPGLFGYLLIKPIEGNTSLNNLEKFCKYGGLFLAIWGILVMIVCLSATIFLGATH; via the coding sequence aatttattaaacacCATAATTGGTGCTGGTATACTTGCCATGCCATAtggattgaaaaataatggattattatttggttgTATATTAATTATATGGTCATCATTAACTTCATCAATGGGACtttatttacaaaataaagTGGCTAAATATACTGGTCAACGAGGTTCAGTATCATATTTTAGTTTATCACAATTGACATATCCAAATTTAAgtatattatttgataGTGCTATTCTGATTAAATGTTTTGGGGTTGGAGTTAGTTatcttgttgttattggtgATTTAATGCccaaaattgttgaaagtcttgttggtggtggtaatatTAACCTggattcattattaatggCACGTAATTTTTGGATCACTATATTTAtgattgttattgttactCCTTTatcatatttgaaaaaattggattcTTTGAAATATACTAGTATATTGGCATTATTTTCTGTTGGTTATTTAATTTGTCTTGTTGTTGCCCATTATTTTACAACCCCCACCACATCACCATcaggaggaggaggaggagacGACGACGACATAGTTTATCATTATATTGGACCAATATCTTTAAAGTCAACATTAAGTTCATTCCCAATATTTGTTTTCGCTTATACTTGTCATCAAAATATGTTTGCcataataaatgaattaaaaCCAAGTGATACCGATGGTTCACAAACTAgacaatcaaatttaatcatTCGTAATGCAATCTCAATTGCTTGTTTATCTTATTTAATCGTTGGTATATTTGGTTATTTAACATTTGGTAATTCCGTAAATGCCAATATTATCACTATGTATCCtcataattcaatttcttcattgaTTGGAAGATTATGTATTGTGGTTATGGTAAGTTTATCATTCCCTTTACAATGTCATCCTTGTCGTGGTTCAATTAATCATGTGATACATTTTTGCACCCATGGAGTACAACAATCCAAGTTTAgatccaccaccaccaccaacaacaacaacaatggcGATCAACATGGATATACTTCTTTGAGTTCTGATATTGAAAGTTTACAAAGTATTGGTGGTAATGATACAACTGCGGGTAGTATTGGTagtattggtggtggtgatagtgttgttggtgatgcTGATGAATCATTTATATCTACTACCCCAGTAGAAGGAGCTCAAGATACTGATGGTCATGATCCAATCATTGTCCCCATGACCAcgaaaaaattttatataaTCACCACTGTGATTGTAGTATTATCTTATCTTGTGGCAATTTCTGTGACTTCATTAGCTCATGTTTTGGCATTTGTTGGTTCCACTGGTTcaacatcaatttcatttatattaCCTGGGTTATTTggatatttattaattaaaccTATCGAAGGTAATActtcattaaataatttagaaaaattttgtaaatatgGTGGATTATTTTTAGCAATTTGGGGGATTTTAGTTATGATCGTTTGTTTAAGTGCTACAATCTTTTTAGGTGCTACTCATTAA